Genomic DNA from Cololabis saira isolate AMF1-May2022 chromosome 20, fColSai1.1, whole genome shotgun sequence:
TCAAAAGGTCAAGGGGAAGCGACCAAATGTCATTCtaaggaaaacatttttatgggagagaaaaaaacatggaCGAGTAATCCCTCAGACACCAGAAGTTCACTGTGTAAAATTTGCATCATTATTCTTGAAGATGCTGTCAGCTGGAGGCAGCATCAGTCTGCGCCGAACGTGAACTTATATAGTCTTAAATGAAGGAAATAACTGTTTATGTAGGGCATTCCTGAACGAGGAAAATCAGTTACGTTACACAAGCAGGGTGGAGCATCCACATTTTCCACACCCAGCCACGAGGAACAATGTACTCCCGGTGTTAATGCCACAAAACATGTATGCACCATTAGTCGATGACAAAAACAAGTCACAGCAAATCTATTTtaagcacaacagagaagtgaaACCTTGCAATAATCAAGGTTTTACACAGATGACGCCACCAATATTTCCTTTTTTGGCTGTTGCCTTCAGGGGTCACTGCCATCATATGCTTCCATCTAACCATCTTCAACAACTAACTTCCTGTCCCCTTTCATTACATCCATATATCTCCTAAGTCTAGCTCTAGACCTAGCAGTTCTAACGTCATCATCCCTCCTCTGCACATACCCAGTCTGTCTGGCCTCTTTCTCTCCAAACACTTACCATGTGCTCTCCCTCTGACGTAGACAGCAGCCAATATCGTTACCTTTTTTACTCATCAGCCCCGAGCTGTTCATCCACCCACGACTGAAACTGTAGCCACAACAAAACATCCCTCTCTATATATCCAGTGGATTTAAAACAGGCACACGCTCTTTCAGAAACCTACTTCCTCTGTGGCTCGTGTGTTTACACATTACAATCATGACGAGCTGGTTGAAGAGTCGTCTTCACATTGTTGGAACAACTCCAACATTACTGTATTAAACAGTTAATTCTATGTAAacatacattaaaaagaaagaaaaaatcaaTTCTAAGTCAGATGCATCTGACTTATAATAGTGAATCCActaaaatgtgaaaattaaGGGAGCagaaggaaaaataagaatCAGACCACGTTTTGTCTTTAACatctttattcatattttttcattatttttatttgtactgAAATTCAATATCTGCATCTtctgaaccttttttttgttgtttccttttAAAACGGCTTCTGTCATCTAActcgaaagaaaaaaagaagaaaaaaaaggaaaaatcacCAAAAATGATTTTGTATTGTACAATCCACGTGGCGGACATTCCCATTCGCTTCTCCAGAGTGCCGTTCGACAGATGTGGTCCAATACTGTTTGAGGACGTCCCCCTCTAAAACCAAGACTTCGCCATCTCAGCTACACTTTCTCAGAGCGCACTGGAAACCGGACGAGCAGCCAGGGTGGACAGAAGTGCTGCTCGTCCGCCCGTTCCAGCGTGCTGTGCTCTCAACACCAAGAAAAGTTAAATGAAATACTATCCCCGCTGACACCACATATACTGCtctagcttttgttttgtttaagtcAACATGACCACATTAGGAAAAACAGACTTCATAATTACGCATTACTGCCGATTACGAAATGGATTTCCTGAAAAGCATATGTACAGCTTTTTTGGCTGAAAATTTCAATGGATAGTATTACTCACAAACGGAGGGAGGGATGCTTCCAGGACACCAAGATTCATGAATTAAAAGATTCCTCGAGTACTGTCCACCACATGCTTCGATACTGTGTTAATTTGATCTGCCTCCTCTATCCTCCTGGAGGAGGAGCAAAGACTATTGGGAAAATCCTGATGGACAGTTGATCTGGTGCTGAAAAATAACCCAAGTCATTCCAGCAGAAAGAGGCAGTGGCTGCGCCTCAGACCCAATACTTCCCCTGTAACAAAACTGCGAGCTGCCACAcccttaaacaaaaacaaaccgcCTTAAGGTTCAAAAAGCCCTGACCTCTCGTATTCACATTTACAACACTCGAGTTGATGCATGATATGGACATTATCCACCCCTGCTCTCAAACACTGTAATATAAACCTGGATTTCCATCTaaaactggaaaaataataGTTCATCTACAATTATACCTGTTCTGATCGAGTAAAACGAAACGGCGAGGAGTGTGGGGTCTCTATTTGGTTTGCAACGGAGCCACTGCGAATACAAATAAGAACCCGCATCTGTAGATGCACAAGAgctgtgacgtcacagatgaCATCGTCGGAGCAAACATTAATGGTTTTTGAGCAACTGATGACTTCAGAGTAGAGGCAGAAACCCAATCAAGTCCCCTGGAATGTTAATCCTTTAACATGACTGTCATTGAAGCCTTCAACCTATTGTAGAAAGTTTATTTTGCCAAAACTGAAAGACAACAAATGAAcactttctcttttcctttcttttttttttttaaaccccaaaataaaatttacattttatgCTTTTTAGACTGAATTTGTCCCGGCATCACTCCTAGGTAGCTGCCTCATTTCCAAGGAAACTTCAGTGAGATCTGGGTGCTCTGCAAACATCAGCCGTGTTTTACCTGAAATGCAATGATGGGCTAGCGCCTGCAGTAGGGCGGTGCTGGTACCACACCCCTCCCCAACCCCTGTTCCCAATGTCCCTCAATTTACAAGAAACAAACAGGGAATAAAAAGattcaagagaaaaagaaaaaaggaaaaataaacaaaaagggaaaaaaaaacaaaaagcattccccccaccccccgacTGGGCCTGCCAGCACGCCACTGACttcaagtgtgtgtgtctgtgtgaatgtgtgtgtgaggaactGTGTCTAAGCGGCCTAGACCGCAAGAGTCTCTGATAATGTGCGAGGACTGGTGTGTGAGCGCGTGGAAGCTCCATGGGGGTGAGGGGGACTCCTAGTATTTCTTCCCCGGGATGAACTCCTTTGCTTCAGGATTCAAGATGCTCTTCCTCTGCAgaaaaacaggaagaaaaaggacTAAAGCCGAATTCCTTTCGACTTGAACTGTGTATCATCAACGTCAGAGCTGGGGAGGGGAGTGAAATGGCGACGCTTCCGACTCACCGCCACCTCCTCCAGGTTGCCGTGGTGATCGTTGACCGACAGGCcgttgagctgctgctggagctgcccCACCCCCTGGTTGTTGAGATCACGTGAAGGGATGAACCAGTCctggtcctcctcctccagcattTCCTGGAAGCAGCGCTCCAAGAACtcctgctccagcagctcctcctccacctgcacGTAAAAACACAGATTTTAATAAAAATTTATTAAGATTTAACCGTCACCAACAAGCAATTCACTTGTCATTCACTTGTGTTGTTTAtgcagtaaaacagtaaaaacatgtCAGTGCTTTACAAAACAATTGATTGTGAAATTGAAAGTAGGGGAAAACTGGAAGCAAACGCTTGATCTCCATCAAACGCTTGATCTCCATCAAGAGCTAAATCACTTattgattaaaataaatgaacaatttaatataaacacaatcGTTCCgaaattctgaatgaaaggaagcagaaagaagaataatcttatttaatctgcccctttacCCCCAGAAATCAAATTTACAAAgaacgtaaattaaaaaaaataaataaaatagctgCCGGCCAACACAGACAGTCACACTCAACACAGACTTTATACTCCGTAATCA
This window encodes:
- the paip2b gene encoding polyadenylate-binding protein-interacting protein 2B isoform X2, with translation MSGPEVAKTPGGGDPGKEGKEPVANGHAGENTDANPFAEYMWMENEEEYNRQVEEELLEQEFLERCFQEMLEEEDQDWFIPSRDLNNQGVGQLQQQLNGLSVNDHHGNLEEVARKSILNPEAKEFIPGKKY
- the paip2b gene encoding polyadenylate-binding protein-interacting protein 2B isoform X1, which translates into the protein MPEPAEMSGPEVAKTPGGGDPGKEGKEPVANGHAGENTDANPFAEYMWMENEEEYNRQVEEELLEQEFLERCFQEMLEEEDQDWFIPSRDLNNQGVGQLQQQLNGLSVNDHHGNLEEVARKSILNPEAKEFIPGKKY